A window of Candidatus Kinetoplastibacterium crithidii (ex Angomonas deanei ATCC 30255) contains these coding sequences:
- the xerD gene encoding site-specific tyrosine recombinase XerD, with protein MNNQISEIDVSARFISKFLNSIWLEEGLSDNTIISYRNDLNSFAAWMGKIFAKNIIDDVNVERIEEWFANNDGSMIKSSTSNRRLAALKRFYSWAMREGLLLCNPCLNIKMAKSYRNIPSTLSEEEVEKLITSPDVSNARGLRDRAMLEMLYSTGLRVSELVSLKLRDINLDDGVVHVVLGKGSKDRLVPLGEECIFWICKYLEDSRSRIIKYKNSEVLFVTNQLTSMSRQAFWQLVKKYALLAQINIPISPHVLRHAFATHLLNHGADLRVVQLLLGHSDISSTQIYTHVANERLKTLHLKHHPRG; from the coding sequence ATGAACAATCAAATAAGTGAGATAGATGTTTCTGCTCGTTTTATATCTAAGTTTTTAAATTCAATCTGGTTGGAGGAAGGTTTATCTGATAATACAATTATCTCATATAGAAATGACTTGAATTCATTTGCTGCATGGATGGGAAAAATTTTTGCTAAGAATATTATTGATGATGTCAACGTTGAAAGAATTGAAGAATGGTTTGCTAATAACGATGGTTCAATGATAAAGTCATCTACATCTAATAGACGGTTAGCTGCTTTAAAGCGTTTTTATTCATGGGCTATGAGAGAAGGCTTGCTTTTATGCAATCCTTGTCTAAATATAAAAATGGCTAAATCATATAGGAATATTCCGAGCACTCTATCAGAAGAAGAAGTAGAAAAGTTGATAACATCTCCTGATGTAAGCAATGCTCGAGGTCTAAGGGATAGAGCTATGTTAGAAATGCTATACTCAACAGGCCTAAGAGTATCAGAGTTAGTTAGTTTAAAGTTAAGAGATATTAACCTAGATGATGGTGTTGTACATGTGGTTCTTGGTAAAGGCAGTAAAGATAGATTGGTCCCTTTAGGAGAAGAGTGTATTTTCTGGATATGTAAATATTTGGAGGATTCACGTAGTCGTATTATAAAGTATAAAAACAGTGAAGTTTTATTCGTTACAAATCAATTGACATCGATGTCTAGGCAAGCATTTTGGCAATTAGTTAAAAAATATGCTTTGTTAGCGCAAATTAATATTCCTATTTCTCCCCATGTTTTACGTCATGCCTTTGCTACTCACCTACTAAATCATGGGGCTGATCTAAGGGTAGTACAATTGTTATTAGGTCATTCTGATATTTCAAGCACGCAGATTTACACACATGTAGCAAATGAAAGGCTTAAGACTTTACATTTAAAACACCATCCTCGCGGCTAA